DNA from Bradyrhizobium japonicum USDA 6:
CTTCATGTGCGGCTGGACCGGCGTCAACGTGTTCTACTTCGTCAGCGCCATGACGATGTGCCTGATGTGGACGCAGCGCACCGAAACCGATCCGACGCGCAAATTCTACATCCGGCGCTTCCTGCGCATCGCGCCGCTGTTCTGGCTCGCGATCCCGCTCTACCTGCTCATCAACGGCACGGGTCCCAGCTACAACGCGCCCAACGGCGTCGGGCCGCTCCAGGTGATCCTGACCGCGACCTTCCTGCACGGCTTCTGGCCGGACAGCGTCAACAGCGTCGTGCCGGGCGACTGGTCGATCGCGGCGGAAATGACGTTCTATCTCGTCTTCCCCTTCGTGATCACGGCCTTCGGATCGCGCCGCCATCTCTATCTAGCGCTCGCGATCGTGCTGCATCTCGTCAATGTCTGCCTGTTCAAGCCGTGGGCGTTCGCGCTGTTCTCGGCCTATTACGGGCCCGGCCACGAAGCGTTCGTGTGGAACGCATTGCACATCAGCTTCCTGAACCAGTTGCCGGCCTTCCTCGTGGGCTGCGCGCTGTTCTTCTCGTTGCGCGACGGTTTTGCGAAGTCGGACGCCGCGATCTTCGCCGCCTTCATCGCGCTGTCCTTCATCGCCGACCGCGCGACCGGCTCGCATGAATTCAACTACCTGATGATCAACCTCGTGCTCGGCGCGCTGGTTGCCGGTTGCATCCGCCTCGCGATCCGCTGCCGGCCGATCGAGGCGCTCGGCCGCAACTCCTATTCGATGTACCTGTCGCATTTCGCGGTGATCTACGGCCTGCGCCAGATCTGGCCGCTTGCGGACGGACTGGTGTCGCTGCTGATCGCCTATGCCGTCACCGCCGCGCTCAGCTATCTCGTCGCGCGCGCGACCTGGCATCTGGTCGAGCGGCGCGCGCAGGATTTTGCGCATCGCCTGACCGCTTCGACGGCCAAGACCACGCGCGCGGAGCCCGTCACCGCACCAGGCGTTTTGCTGAACGGCCGCAGCGCCGGCGCGTGAGCCGCCTCAGGACGACCCGACCTCGATCCGGTACGACAGTTCTTCGTTCGCGCCGGGTGCGATGTGCATCAGCCCCGGCTTGTCGCTGAACTCGCCATCGAAACCGACGGGACTGGCATAGCCGCGCCAGGGCTCGATGCACAGGAACGGCGCGCCGGTCGGTTTCGACCAGACGCCGAGCTCGCGAAAACCGCGCCATGACATTTTGAGCCAGGGCCCGGCCCCCTGCCCGGCCGCATAGCGGACCGCATGGCTGTTGACGGGATCGAGGATGACGGCGTCATTGGTGAACAGGGATTCCGACAAAGGAAGCACGGTGCCTCTGACCGGGCTCGGATCCGTTGCCGCAAGCAGGAGTCCGCCCTCGACACGGCGAACCGGAGACGGCTCCTCGTTCGTGAACGTCAGCGCGTAGCTCTCTTTCGACATTCCAGGCTGAAGCGGCCAGTTGAAGGCCGGATGGCCACCGAGCGACACCGGCAATGTCTCCTTGCCGGTATTCGCGACGGTGAGCGAGAGATCGAGACCGGCGGCGTCGATCGCATAGGTGGCCGTCAGGCGAAATGCGAACGGATAGAGTGCGCGCGTTGCCTCGCTGTCTTCGAGCGCTAGCGTGCAACGGTTCTCGCCGCGCTCTACCCACGCGAACCGGCTGTCGCGCGCAAAACCGTGCTGGGTCATCCGGTAGGTCTTGCCCCGGTGCCGCATTTCGTCGTTGGCGAGACGCCCGACGATCGGAAACAGCAGCGGCGCGTGGC
Protein-coding regions in this window:
- a CDS encoding acyltransferase family protein, producing the protein MQGQARLAAERTEQGATPFGRSHTLDVLRGLAIVGVMAIHVSQSFPSRIHAVDFAFMCGWTGVNVFYFVSAMTMCLMWTQRTETDPTRKFYIRRFLRIAPLFWLAIPLYLLINGTGPSYNAPNGVGPLQVILTATFLHGFWPDSVNSVVPGDWSIAAEMTFYLVFPFVITAFGSRRHLYLALAIVLHLVNVCLFKPWAFALFSAYYGPGHEAFVWNALHISFLNQLPAFLVGCALFFSLRDGFAKSDAAIFAAFIALSFIADRATGSHEFNYLMINLVLGALVAGCIRLAIRCRPIEALGRNSYSMYLSHFAVIYGLRQIWPLADGLVSLLIAYAVTAALSYLVARATWHLVERRAQDFAHRLTASTAKTTRAEPVTAPGVLLNGRSAGA
- a CDS encoding aldose 1-epimerase family protein — its product is MTDDTHTIRSGGLTATIKAHGAELCSLKDGGGVEFVWQAEPAWPRHAPLLFPIVGRLANDEMRHRGKTYRMTQHGFARDSRFAWVERGENRCTLALEDSEATRALYPFAFRLTATYAIDAAGLDLSLTVANTGKETLPVSLGGHPAFNWPLQPGMSKESYALTFTNEEPSPVRRVEGGLLLAATDPSPVRGTVLPLSESLFTNDAVILDPVNSHAVRYAAGQGAGPWLKMSWRGFRELGVWSKPTGAPFLCIEPWRGYASPVGFDGEFSDKPGLMHIAPGANEELSYRIEVGSS